A window from Pseudomonas kribbensis encodes these proteins:
- a CDS encoding aminotransferase class V-fold PLP-dependent enzyme, whose product MSKLYPSIDPEGLVEYSVVYTDRSLNHMSQSFQGVMKNISRTLKQVYNAEGVAVVPGSGTFGMEAVARQFATGQQCLVIRNGWFSYRWSQILETGNIPAATTVLKARPVETGRQAAYAPPPLDEVLAAIHTHKPQIVFAPHVETSSGIILPDEYLRAVGDAVHAVGGLFVLDCIASGTLWVDMHKCAVDLLISAPQKGWSASPCCALVMFSALALERIEHTQSSSFACDLKKWLQIMQAYEQGGHAYHATMPSDSLARFNDVMNETQAYGFEKVRSEQQALGDRVRAMLTGKGFKSVAAVGFQAPGVVVSYTDDADIKNGKKFASHGLQIAAGVPLQCDEPADFQTFRIGLFGLEKLHNIERTVSTLERALDEVMVN is encoded by the coding sequence ATGTCAAAGCTATACCCGAGTATCGATCCTGAGGGGTTGGTCGAGTACTCCGTGGTCTACACCGACCGCTCGCTCAACCACATGTCGCAGTCATTCCAAGGCGTCATGAAGAACATTTCCAGGACCCTGAAGCAGGTCTACAACGCTGAGGGCGTTGCGGTGGTTCCGGGCAGCGGCACCTTCGGCATGGAAGCGGTGGCACGACAGTTCGCCACCGGCCAGCAATGTCTGGTGATACGCAATGGCTGGTTCAGTTATCGCTGGAGCCAGATCCTTGAGACGGGCAACATCCCGGCGGCCACTACGGTGCTGAAAGCCCGACCGGTCGAAACGGGTCGCCAGGCGGCTTATGCCCCGCCGCCTCTGGACGAAGTCCTGGCAGCCATTCACACGCACAAGCCGCAGATTGTCTTCGCCCCCCACGTTGAAACCTCATCAGGGATTATCCTGCCCGACGAGTACCTGCGGGCCGTCGGCGACGCCGTGCATGCGGTGGGTGGGCTCTTCGTGCTGGACTGCATCGCTTCCGGCACGCTTTGGGTTGATATGCACAAATGTGCCGTCGACCTGCTAATCAGCGCACCGCAGAAAGGCTGGAGCGCCTCGCCTTGCTGCGCCCTTGTGATGTTCAGTGCCTTGGCCCTCGAGCGCATCGAGCACACGCAAAGCAGCAGTTTCGCCTGCGACTTGAAGAAGTGGCTGCAGATCATGCAGGCATACGAACAGGGCGGACATGCCTACCACGCGACCATGCCCAGTGATTCCCTCGCGCGGTTCAACGACGTAATGAACGAGACCCAAGCCTACGGTTTCGAAAAGGTCCGCAGCGAACAACAGGCTCTGGGTGACCGGGTGCGCGCAATGTTGACCGGCAAGGGCTTCAAAAGCGTGGCCGCCGTCGGCTTTCAGGCCCCGGGCGTCGTGGTGAGCTACACCGATGATGCCGATATCAAAAACGGCAAGAAGTTTGCCAGCCACGGCCTGCAGATCGCCGCCGGGGTGCCGCTGCAATGCGACGAACCGGCCGACTTCCAGACCTTCCGTATCGGACTGTTCGGGCTGGAAAAGCTGCATAACATCGAACGTACCGTCAGCACGCTTGAGCGGGCACTGGATGAGGTGATGGTTAACTAA
- a CDS encoding dTMP kinase, protein MNRPLFVSLDGPKGTGKTTLLEAVTAVLRADNKKVIRLCERKSDPHRGATMALVNELARNHSRDLEWAVCQRFADSRSWISRHVLTEQPPGSIILIDRWYPSDAAFRHTVPFAEILRLNIERNVRVPDLHVGVVTAPDISWARAKARSRGLGGTVIQKHAEHVACTEMFEQAAADHGWVLCRNEGTIEDATMQVVSEIRKLFG, encoded by the coding sequence ATGAATCGTCCGCTGTTTGTTTCTCTGGATGGGCCAAAAGGAACCGGCAAAACCACATTACTGGAAGCGGTGACGGCAGTCCTGAGGGCCGACAACAAGAAAGTCATCCGGCTTTGCGAGAGAAAAAGCGATCCGCACCGGGGTGCCACCATGGCCCTCGTCAACGAACTCGCCAGAAATCACTCCCGGGATCTGGAGTGGGCGGTGTGTCAGCGCTTTGCAGATAGCCGGAGCTGGATTTCCCGGCACGTGCTGACTGAACAGCCGCCGGGCAGCATTATCCTGATTGATCGCTGGTATCCGTCGGACGCCGCGTTTCGCCATACCGTCCCGTTTGCAGAGATTCTCCGGTTGAACATCGAGCGAAACGTGCGGGTGCCTGACCTGCATGTCGGCGTCGTCACCGCGCCGGATATTTCATGGGCCAGGGCCAAGGCTCGGTCCAGAGGGCTGGGTGGTACGGTGATTCAGAAGCACGCGGAGCATGTCGCGTGTACGGAGATGTTCGAGCAAGCGGCTGCCGATCATGGCTGGGTCTTGTGCCGTAATGAAGGCACGATCGAAGACGCAACGATGCAGGTGGTTTCCGAGATCCGTAAATTGTTTGGCTGA
- a CDS encoding TetR/AcrR family transcriptional regulator: MNSISHDEQLLKSLTLAVANRPRATMKELAQQAGVSKATLHRYCGTRENLTAKLEEHAEGTLKLIIDNAGLQHLEPLEALRRLIREHLAHRELLAFLMAQYRPDFLDPEQGGRRWLFYLEALDGFFLRGQQAGLFRIDITAAIFTELFISLVYGLVDAELRGRAAHADSARTLERMFLNGVLAARRLS, translated from the coding sequence ATGAACTCGATTTCCCATGATGAACAGCTGCTCAAGTCGCTGACCCTGGCCGTGGCCAACCGGCCGCGGGCGACAATGAAGGAACTGGCGCAGCAGGCAGGCGTGAGCAAGGCCACCCTGCACCGCTACTGCGGGACACGGGAAAACCTGACAGCCAAACTGGAAGAGCACGCCGAGGGCACGCTGAAGCTGATCATCGACAACGCCGGCCTGCAGCACCTGGAACCGCTGGAGGCGCTGCGCCGATTGATCCGGGAACACCTCGCCCACCGCGAGCTGCTGGCCTTTCTGATGGCGCAATACCGCCCCGACTTCCTCGATCCGGAACAGGGAGGCAGGCGCTGGTTGTTTTATCTGGAGGCGCTGGACGGGTTCTTTTTGAGAGGCCAGCAGGCAGGACTGTTTCGCATCGATATCACCGCGGCGATCTTCACCGAGTTGTTCATATCGCTGGTCTACGGGCTGGTGGATGCCGAACTACGCGGACGTGCGGCCCATGCGGATTCGGCACGGACGCTTGAGCGGATGTTTTTGAATGGGGTGCTGGCTGCTCGGCGTCTTTCTTGA
- a CDS encoding MexC family multidrug efflux RND transporter periplasmic adaptor subunit, which yields MGNLRAVGMAGSLAVAIALAGCGPASEQAAVAEVVRPVEVVAVKTEPLALTSELPGRVEPMRVAEVRARVPGIVMQKRFEEGADVKAGDLLFQIDPAPLKAALSRAEGELARAQSVALEAQARVKRYEPLVKIEAVSQQDFDSAMADLRSAQAATRSAQADLQSARLNLGYASVTAPISGRVGRALVTEGALVGQGDATLMARIQQLDPVYVDFTQSAADALRLRESLKDGKLSAADNKALSIRVDGTHYERQGALMFTDVAVDRGTGQVSLRGKFANTDGVLLPGMYVRVRTPQGTDSQAILVPQRSVQRGSDGTAQVMVVGADERVEARSVVTGAMQGSRWQISEGLKAGDQVIVGGLAGLQPGAKVVPGQSQAVAQSSESKQ from the coding sequence ATGGGCAATTTGCGTGCGGTAGGAATGGCGGGTTCGCTGGCAGTCGCCATTGCGTTGGCCGGGTGTGGGCCGGCAAGTGAACAGGCGGCGGTGGCGGAAGTGGTGCGCCCGGTAGAAGTGGTGGCGGTGAAGACCGAGCCTTTGGCGCTGACATCAGAGCTGCCGGGCAGGGTGGAACCGATGCGCGTCGCGGAAGTGCGTGCTCGGGTGCCGGGCATCGTGATGCAGAAGCGTTTTGAAGAGGGCGCGGATGTGAAAGCCGGGGACCTGTTGTTCCAGATCGATCCGGCACCGCTCAAAGCCGCATTGTCGCGGGCTGAAGGTGAACTGGCTCGCGCTCAGTCCGTTGCGCTTGAGGCTCAGGCTCGGGTCAAACGTTATGAACCGCTGGTGAAGATCGAAGCGGTCAGCCAGCAGGATTTCGACAGCGCCATGGCGGATCTGCGCAGTGCTCAGGCGGCCACCCGTTCGGCCCAGGCCGATCTGCAAAGTGCCCGGCTGAACCTCGGTTATGCCTCGGTGACGGCACCGATTTCCGGCCGCGTCGGCCGTGCGCTGGTCACTGAAGGCGCCTTGGTCGGGCAGGGGGATGCGACGTTGATGGCGCGGATTCAGCAACTGGATCCGGTCTATGTCGACTTCACTCAATCGGCTGCCGACGCGCTGCGCCTGCGCGAATCGCTCAAGGACGGAAAACTCTCCGCCGCCGACAACAAGGCACTGTCGATTCGCGTCGATGGCACCCACTACGAGCGTCAGGGCGCGCTGATGTTTACCGATGTTGCGGTGGATCGCGGCACCGGGCAGGTCTCGTTGCGCGGCAAGTTCGCCAATACCGACGGCGTGCTGCTGCCGGGCATGTATGTCCGCGTGCGTACGCCACAGGGCACCGACAGCCAGGCCATTCTCGTGCCGCAACGCTCGGTGCAACGGGGCAGCGATGGCACTGCCCAGGTGATGGTGGTCGGCGCAGACGAGCGGGTCGAAGCGCGCAGTGTGGTGACCGGCGCCATGCAGGGTTCGCGCTGGCAGATCAGTGAAGGCTTGAAGGCGGG